The following proteins are encoded in a genomic region of Glycine max cultivar Williams 82 chromosome 18, Glycine_max_v4.0, whole genome shotgun sequence:
- the LOC100818009 gene encoding E3 ubiquitin-protein ligase PRT6 isoform X2: MLLGCFENIFISCSEDGRLQVSMWVGLYETTIRVIEDIRFVMSHVVVPKYVTNDQQDISRTWMRLLSFVQGMGPQKRETGQHIEDENENVHLPFILGHSIANIHSLLVDGAFSDASKGEMDGEIVWSSSKNDSDDGDNLRHAKVGRRSEESSACNVTSRNSALASRKLHEIKADASSQLPLPLSVSWLIYECLRAIENWLRVENTPGAIPNAPSPNSGAVCDGNFSAFKRTISKFGRGRYTFGRLVSSSEDHGKQCSENNEIDSENTCMRPTFDDNAMEEDFPVESDGPRFLSLPDWPQIAYDVSSQDISVHIPLHRLLSMLLQKAMKRYFCESEGSDVTHVSSANSLPTSYNDFFEQALRGSHPYGFSAYIMEHPLRIRVFCAEVHAGMWRKNGDAALLSCELYRSVRWSEQGLELDLFLLQCCAALAPEDLFVSRILERFGLSNYLCLNVERSSEYEPVLVQEMLTLIIQIVKERRFSGLTTAECLKRELIYKLSIGDATHSQLVKSLPRDLSKFEQLQDILNTVAVYSNPSGFNQGMYSLRWPFWKELDLYHPRWNSKDLQVAEERYMHFCSVSALTTQLPQWTKIHPPLRGIARVATCKVVLHIIRAVLFYAAFTFKSSESCAPDSVLLPALHLLSLSLDICFQQKESRENTCHDVSHLPIIAFSGEIIESSFGEQSLLSLLVLLMEMHRKENVDNFVEAGGCSLYTLIESLLKKFAEIDNRCMTMLQKLAPEVVSYISEYVPTRDSSVSSSASDSEKRKAKARERQAAIMEKMRTQQSKFLASIDSTVDDSSQLGHEGDLDTEQDAEEFDSKQVVCSLCHDHNSKHPISFLILLQKSRLVSSVHRGPPSWAQLCRSDKDHTPIINTKETDTLPMNCNSVSSGSTSSSHLSQFVQNAAKELASCGKPGEALTFLQYVKNKFPALSNFQLPDTYYDEKENTPYTFETLEQGMYFSICAEMHDLLLSSNLMNEDEKVSIAGGSSNLIIDTGSVLLGKYTADLLQEMSEISSVSESASNETASVESTSQHPAYDGFGPTDCDGVHLSSCGHAVHQACLDRYLSSLKERSVRRIVFEGGHIVDPDQGEFLCPVCRRLANCVLPTLPGELQKPFKQSTILSTDSINTAPPLAELSELTYSLRLHLGLKLLQSAANAVGKDKFLNAIPLHHIDRTRTNLENFIRWLSKMYSPCKEEKLSRFSRLNHSMLMWDTLKYSLTSMEIAARCGKTSLTPNFALSALYEELKSSSGFILSLMLKLVQKTRSNNSLHVLQRFRGVQLFAESICSDVSLNYTNNESGTGDMLSILKHIDMDLSNTYISFWSQASDPVLFHDPFSTLMWVLFCLPHPFLSCEESLLSLVHVFYIVAVTQAIILYYEKSKDKPSRESALSDCLITDIYNVMDESGYTQQYFVSNYFDPNGDIKNAIRRFTFPYLRRCALLWKILYSSIPAPFCDEENILDRSWIAPKDTMDRANIEIFEVTKIQELEKMFKIPSLDVVLKDELSRSTVSIWCHHFCKEFDLRRIQQNMHVTPAVPFELMRLPNVYQDLLQRCIKQRCPDCKSVLDEPALCLLCGRLCCPIWKSCCRENGCQTHAVGCGAGTGVFLLIRRTTILLLRSARQAPWPSPYLDDFGEEDFEMNRGKPLYLNEERYAALTYMVASHGLDRSSRVLGRTTIGSFFLV; encoded by the exons ATGCTGTTGGGAtgctttgaaaatattttcatttcttgttcTGAAGATGGACGCTTACAG GTTTCCATGTGGGTAGGTTTATATGAGACAACAATACGTGTTATTGAAGATATTCGATTTGTTATGAGCCATGTGGTAGTGCCCAAATATGTAACTAATGACCAGCAAGATATCTCAAGAACATGGATGAGACTTCTTTCCTTTGTACAAGGGATGGGCCCTCAAAAGAGAGAAACAGGTCAACATATAGaagatgaaaatgagaatgtcCATTTGCCTTTTATTTTAGGGCATTCTATTGCCAATATTCACTCTCTATTGGTGGATGGGGCATTTTCTGATGCTAGCAAGGGAGAAATGGATGGAGAAATTGTTTGGAGCTCTAGTAAGAATGATTCAGATGATGGAGATAATCTAAGGCATGCAAAGGTAGGACGGAGATCTGAGGAAAGCTCTGCATGTAATGTGACCAGTAGGAATAGTGCCTTAGCTTCTAGAAAGCTTCATGAGATAAAAGCCGATGCCTCTTCTCAGCTGCCTCTTCCACTTTCTGTCTCTTGGTTGATATACGAGTGTTTAAGGGCTATTGAGAATTGGTTGAGAGTCGAGAATACCCCTGGTGCAATTCCTAATGCACCATCTCCGAACAGTGGTGCTGTCTGTGATGGCAATTTTTCAGCATTTAAGAGAACAATATCCAAGTTTGGAAGGGGTAGATATACATTTGGTAGGCTTGTAAGTTCTAGTGAAGATCATGGTAAGCAGTGTtctgaaaataatgaaattgatTCAGAAAATACCTGTATGCGTCCCACGTTTGATGATAATGCCATGGAAGAAGATTTCCCCGTGGAATCAGATGGTCCGCGTTTTTTGTCATTGCCTGATTGGCCACAAATAGCCTATGATGTTAGTTCACAAGATATATCTGTACACATTCCATTACATAGATTGCTTTCCATGCTGTTACAGAAGGCAatgaaaagatatttttgtgaaTCTGAAGGGTCAGATGTGACTCATGTTTCTTCAGCTAATTCATTGCCGACTAGCTACAATGACTTCTTTGAACAAGCTTTACGAGGAAGTCATCCATATGGTTTCTCTGCCTATATAATGGAGCACCCATTGAGGATTAGGGTCTTTTGTGCCGAAGTCCATGCTGGAATGTGGCGTAAAAATGGAGATGCTGCTTTATTATCTTGTGAATTGTATAGATCAGTACGCTG GTCTGAACAAGGTCTGGAGCTTGATCTATTTCTTCTTCAGTGTTGTGCTGCACTAGCTCCAGAGGATCTATTTGTCAGTAGAATTCTGGAGCGCTTCGGGCTGTCAAACTACTTATGTCTAAATGTTGAACGGTCTAGCGA ATATGAACCTGTTTTAGTCCAGGAAATGCTTACTCTTATTATTCAGATAGTAAAAGAACGACGCTTTAGTGGGCTAACTACTGCTGAATGTTTGAAAAGAGAACTAATTTATAAGTTATCCATTGGTGATGCCACTCATAGTCAATTGGTTAAGTCTCTTCCTCGTGATCTCTCCAAGTTTGAACAACTTCAAGACATCTTGAATACAGTTGCTGTTTATTCTAATCCATCTGGATTTAATCAG GGTATGTATTCTCTGCGATGGCCATTTTGGAAAGAATTGGATTTGTATCATCCACGTTGGAATTCAAAGGATTTACAAGTTGCTGAAGAAAGATACATGCACTTCTGCAGTGTCTCTGCACTAACCACCCAATTGCCCCAGTGGACCAAAATTCATCCTCCTTTAAGGGGGATAGCCAGAGTAGCCACTTGCAAAGTTGTTCTACATATTATCCGTGCTGTGCTATTTTATGCTGCTTTCACTTTTAAATCATCTGAATCTTGTGCTCCTGATAGCGTTCTTCTACCTGCTCTACATTTACTGTCATTATCATTAGATATCTGTTTTCAGCAGAAAGAATCTAGGGAGAATACATGCCACGATGTGTCTCATCTTCCAATAATAGCCTTCTCTGGAGAAATAATTGAGAGTTCTTTCGGTGAACAAAGCTTGTTGTCACTTCTTGTTTTACTGATGGAAATGCACAGGAAGGAAAATGTCGACAACTTTGTGGAAGCAGGTGGTTGTAGTCTATATACTCTGATTGAAAGCTTACTGAAGAAATTTGCTGAGATTGACAACAGATGCATGACTATGTTGCAAAAACTTGCCCCTGAAGTGGTCAGTTATATTTCTGAATATGTTCCGACTAGAGACTCAAGTGTCTCATCGTCGGCTTCTGATAGTGAGAAACGCAAAGCAAAAGCTCGAGAGAGGCAGGCTGCAATAATG GAAAAAATGAGAACCCAGCAGTCTAAATTCTTGGCCAGCATTGATTCCACTGTTGATGATAGTTCACAACTTGGTCATGAAGGTGACTTAGACACTGAGCAAGATGCAGAAGAATTCGATTCTAAACAAGTTGTTTGCTCCCTTTGTCATGACCATAATTCAAAACATCCTATCTCTTTTTTGATTCTTCTTCAG AAATCTAGGCTTGTGAGTTCCGTTCACCGGGGTCCTCCATCGTGGGCCCAACTTTGTCGATCAGATAAAGATCACACACCTATCATTAACACCAAGGAGACGGATACATTGCCTATGAACTGTAATTCAGTTAGTTCAGGATCAACTTCATCTTCCCACTTAAGTCAATTTGTTCAGAATGCTGCGAAAGAATTAGCTTCTTGTGGGAAACCTGGGGAAGCTCTTACTTTTCTGCAATATGTCAAGAATAAGTTCCCAGCTTTGTCAAATTTTCAGCTCCCAGACACATATtatgatgaaaaagaaaatacaccATATACTTTTGAGACTTTAGAACAGGGTATGTACTTCTCCATTTGTGCTGAAATGCATGATCTTCTGTTATCTTCGAATTTGATGAATGAGGATGAGAAAGTTTCAATTGCTGGAGGGAGTTCAAATCTTATAATAGACACTGGATCTGTATTGCTTGGGAAATATACCGCCGATCTTCTGCAAGAGATGTCAGAAATTTCTTCTGTGTCTGAAAGTGCTTCTAATGAGACTGCTTCTGTAGAATCAACATCACAGCATCCAGCATATGATGGATTTGGCCCTACAGATTGCGATGGAGTTCATCTTTCTTCCTGTGGGCATGCAGTACATCAAGCGTGTCTTGATAGATATTTATCTTCATTAAAGGAAAG ATCTGTCAGAAGAATTGTTTTTGAAGGAGGACATATTGTTGACCCAGATCAG GGAGAGTTTCTCTGCCCAGTGTGCCGCAGACTTGCAAATTGTGTCTTGCCAACTTTACCTGGAGAATTACAGAAGCCTTTTAAGCAGTCTACCATCTTGAGTACTGATTCAATAAATACTGCACCCCCCTTAGCTGAATTGAGTGAATTGACTTATTCACTTCGCCTCCACCTAGGCTTAAAGCTTCTGCAATCTGCTGCCAATGCAGTTGGGAAGGATAAATTTCTAAATGCTATTCCTTTGCATCACATTGATAGAACTAGAACAAATCTTGAAAACTTCATACGGTGGCTTTCTAAAATGTATTCCCCTTGCAAAGAAGAGAAGCTATCAAGATTTTCCAGACTAAACCACTCAATGCTAATGTGGGACACTCTCAAGTACTCTTTGACATCAATGGAGATTGCTGCCCGGTGTGGAAAGACTTCTTTAACTCCAAACTTTGCTCTTAGTGCATTGTATGAAGAACTCAAATCTTCAAGTGGCTTTATCTTATCCCTGATGCTGAAACTTGTTCAAAAGACACGAAGTAATAATTCTCTTCATGTGCTACAAAGATTTAGAGGTGTTCAACTCTTTGCAGAATCAATTTGTTCTGATGTTTCCCTGAATTACACAAATAATGAGTCTGGGACAG GTGATATGTTAAGTATCTTAAAGCATATTGATATGGACCTGTCAAACACCTACATTAGCTTTTGGAGTCAGGCTTCAGATCCTGTACTTTTCCATGACCCTTTCTCAACATTGATGTGGGTTCTCTTTTGTCTACCACACCCGTTTTTGTCATGTGAAGAATCCTTGTTATCCCTAGTGCATGTTTTCTATATAGTAGCTGTAACCCAG GctataattttgtattatgaGAAATCTAAGGATAAACCATCAAGGGAATCAGCTCTTTCAGATTGTCTGATTACCGACATATATAACGTGATGGATGAGTCTGGATATACCCAGCAGTACTTTGTGTCAAATTATTTTGACCCTAATGGTGATATTAAAAATGCTATTCGGAGGTTTACTTTTCCTTATTTGAGAAGATGTGCATTGTTGTGGAAGATACTCTATTCTTCTATCCCTGCACCATTCTGTGATGAGGAAAATATATTGGATAGATCATGGATTGCCCCAAAGGACACAATGGACAGGGCCAATATTGAGATATTTGAGGTCACTAAAATTCAAGAGCTCgagaaaatgtttaaaattccCTCTCTTGATGTGGTTCTCAAGGATGAACTTTCAAGATCTACAGTCTCTATTTGGTGTCATCATTTTTGCAAGGAATTTGACTTGCGCAGAATTCAGCAAAATATGCATGTAACACCTGCTGTTCCATTTGAGTTAATGAGATTGCCCAATGTTTATCAGGATCTTTTGCAGag ATGTATCAAACAGCGCTGCCCTGATTGCAAATCAGTTCTTGATGAACCAGCTTTGTGCCTACTGTGTGGTAGATTGTGCTGTCCTATTTGGAAATCATGCTGCAG GGAAAATGGATGCCAAACTCATGCCGTAGGCTGTGGAGCTGGTACTGGAGTGTTTCTGTTGATTAGG AGAACAACAATCCTACTACTGAGATCTGCACGTCAGGCCCCCTGGCCCTCTCCTTACTTAGATGATTTTGGCGAGGAG GATTTTGAAATGAATCGAGGCAAGCCACTTTACCTGAATGAGGAACGCTATGCTGCTTTGACTTATATG GTCGCTTCTCATGGTCTGGACCGTAGTTCCAGGGTTCTTGGTCGGACCACTATTGGTTCCTTCTTCCTGGTTTAG
- the LOC100818009 gene encoding E3 ubiquitin-protein ligase PRT6 isoform X1 — translation MADNMEIDIPSDSQPLKPRDRVVRRLAQFGVPEEQLDQPGLVAFVKDKRALIPELVSVILPTDAEVADAWEAKFSSKKTAVGVIMKKRFNESMVWLQWLMFEGDPGGALRRLSKMSVGQRGVCGSVWGNSDIAYRCRTCEHDPTCAICVPCFENGNHKGHDYFVIYTGGGCCDCGDVTAWKREGFCLMHKGAEQIQPLPEEFANSVDPVLGSLFNCWKVKLTLASESVTEKKHVANELTYAVVDMLLEFCKHSESLLSFVARLLFSSNGLIYMLVRAERFLTEVVVNKLHELLLKLLGEPKFKYDFAKVFITYYPTVINEATKKNNDSCLTKYPLLPTFSVQILTVPTLTPRLVKEINLLTMLLGCFENIFISCSEDGRLQVSMWVGLYETTIRVIEDIRFVMSHVVVPKYVTNDQQDISRTWMRLLSFVQGMGPQKRETGQHIEDENENVHLPFILGHSIANIHSLLVDGAFSDASKGEMDGEIVWSSSKNDSDDGDNLRHAKVGRRSEESSACNVTSRNSALASRKLHEIKADASSQLPLPLSVSWLIYECLRAIENWLRVENTPGAIPNAPSPNSGAVCDGNFSAFKRTISKFGRGRYTFGRLVSSSEDHGKQCSENNEIDSENTCMRPTFDDNAMEEDFPVESDGPRFLSLPDWPQIAYDVSSQDISVHIPLHRLLSMLLQKAMKRYFCESEGSDVTHVSSANSLPTSYNDFFEQALRGSHPYGFSAYIMEHPLRIRVFCAEVHAGMWRKNGDAALLSCELYRSVRWSEQGLELDLFLLQCCAALAPEDLFVSRILERFGLSNYLCLNVERSSEYEPVLVQEMLTLIIQIVKERRFSGLTTAECLKRELIYKLSIGDATHSQLVKSLPRDLSKFEQLQDILNTVAVYSNPSGFNQGMYSLRWPFWKELDLYHPRWNSKDLQVAEERYMHFCSVSALTTQLPQWTKIHPPLRGIARVATCKVVLHIIRAVLFYAAFTFKSSESCAPDSVLLPALHLLSLSLDICFQQKESRENTCHDVSHLPIIAFSGEIIESSFGEQSLLSLLVLLMEMHRKENVDNFVEAGGCSLYTLIESLLKKFAEIDNRCMTMLQKLAPEVVSYISEYVPTRDSSVSSSASDSEKRKAKARERQAAIMEKMRTQQSKFLASIDSTVDDSSQLGHEGDLDTEQDAEEFDSKQVVCSLCHDHNSKHPISFLILLQKSRLVSSVHRGPPSWAQLCRSDKDHTPIINTKETDTLPMNCNSVSSGSTSSSHLSQFVQNAAKELASCGKPGEALTFLQYVKNKFPALSNFQLPDTYYDEKENTPYTFETLEQGMYFSICAEMHDLLLSSNLMNEDEKVSIAGGSSNLIIDTGSVLLGKYTADLLQEMSEISSVSESASNETASVESTSQHPAYDGFGPTDCDGVHLSSCGHAVHQACLDRYLSSLKERSVRRIVFEGGHIVDPDQGEFLCPVCRRLANCVLPTLPGELQKPFKQSTILSTDSINTAPPLAELSELTYSLRLHLGLKLLQSAANAVGKDKFLNAIPLHHIDRTRTNLENFIRWLSKMYSPCKEEKLSRFSRLNHSMLMWDTLKYSLTSMEIAARCGKTSLTPNFALSALYEELKSSSGFILSLMLKLVQKTRSNNSLHVLQRFRGVQLFAESICSDVSLNYTNNESGTGDMLSILKHIDMDLSNTYISFWSQASDPVLFHDPFSTLMWVLFCLPHPFLSCEESLLSLVHVFYIVAVTQAIILYYEKSKDKPSRESALSDCLITDIYNVMDESGYTQQYFVSNYFDPNGDIKNAIRRFTFPYLRRCALLWKILYSSIPAPFCDEENILDRSWIAPKDTMDRANIEIFEVTKIQELEKMFKIPSLDVVLKDELSRSTVSIWCHHFCKEFDLRRIQQNMHVTPAVPFELMRLPNVYQDLLQRCIKQRCPDCKSVLDEPALCLLCGRLCCPIWKSCCRENGCQTHAVGCGAGTGVFLLIRRTTILLLRSARQAPWPSPYLDDFGEEDFEMNRGKPLYLNEERYAALTYMVASHGLDRSSRVLGRTTIGSFFLV, via the exons ATGGCCGATAACATGGAAATCGATATTCCCTCCGATTCCCAGCCGCTCAAGCCTCGCGATCGAGTTGTTCGG AGGCTTGCCCAGTTTGGTGTTCCTGAGGAGCAGCTCGACCAACCTGGTTTGGTTGCTTTTGTTAAGGATAAGAGGGCGTTGATACCTGAGCTGGTGTCTGTGATATTGCCTACTGATGCGGAAGTGGCAGATGCATGGGAAGCTAAATTTTCTTCTAAGAAGACGGCGGTGGGTGTGATCATGAAGAAGAGGTTTAACGAGAGCATGGTGTGGTTGCAGTGGTTGATGTTTGAGGGTGACCCGGGTGGTGCACTGAGAAGGCTTTCCAAGATGTCTGTTGGGCAGAGGGGTGTCTGTGGGTCTGTTTGGGGCAACAGTGATATTGCTTACAGGTGTAGGACATGTGAGCATGACCCAACGTGCGCAATCTGTGTTCCTTGTTTCGAGAATGGGAATCACAAGGGCCATGATTACTTTGTTATATACACGGGCGGCGGTTGCTGTGATTGTGGGGATGTAACCGCATGGAAGCGTGAGGGATTCTGCTTGATGCATAAGGGTGCTGAGCAGATACAACCGCTTCCGGAAGAATTTGCAAACTCCGTTGATCCTGTGCTTGGTTCCCTTTTCAATTGTTGGAAAGTCAAGCTAACATTGGCGAGTGAGTCAGTTACTGAAAAAAAGCATGTAGCAAATGAGCTAACTTATGCCGTGGTTGATATGCTTCTAGAATTTTGCAAGCATAGTGAGAGTTTGCTCAGTTTTGTTGCTAGGTTGTTGTTTTCTTCTAATGGTTTAATTTACATGCTGGTGAGAGCTGAGAGGTTCTTAACTGAGGTTGTTGTAAATAAACTCCATGAGCTACTCCTGAAATTGTTAGGAGAACCAAAATTTAAGTATGATTTTGCTAAAGTTTTTATCACTTACTATCCAACTGTCATAAATGAggccacaaaaaaaaacaatgactcTTGTCTAACGAAGTACCCGCTACTACCCACGTTCTCTGTGCAGATACTTACTGTGCCCACTCTTACCCCACGTCTTGTGAAGGAAATCAACCTACTTACCATGCTGTTGGGAtgctttgaaaatattttcatttcttgttcTGAAGATGGACGCTTACAG GTTTCCATGTGGGTAGGTTTATATGAGACAACAATACGTGTTATTGAAGATATTCGATTTGTTATGAGCCATGTGGTAGTGCCCAAATATGTAACTAATGACCAGCAAGATATCTCAAGAACATGGATGAGACTTCTTTCCTTTGTACAAGGGATGGGCCCTCAAAAGAGAGAAACAGGTCAACATATAGaagatgaaaatgagaatgtcCATTTGCCTTTTATTTTAGGGCATTCTATTGCCAATATTCACTCTCTATTGGTGGATGGGGCATTTTCTGATGCTAGCAAGGGAGAAATGGATGGAGAAATTGTTTGGAGCTCTAGTAAGAATGATTCAGATGATGGAGATAATCTAAGGCATGCAAAGGTAGGACGGAGATCTGAGGAAAGCTCTGCATGTAATGTGACCAGTAGGAATAGTGCCTTAGCTTCTAGAAAGCTTCATGAGATAAAAGCCGATGCCTCTTCTCAGCTGCCTCTTCCACTTTCTGTCTCTTGGTTGATATACGAGTGTTTAAGGGCTATTGAGAATTGGTTGAGAGTCGAGAATACCCCTGGTGCAATTCCTAATGCACCATCTCCGAACAGTGGTGCTGTCTGTGATGGCAATTTTTCAGCATTTAAGAGAACAATATCCAAGTTTGGAAGGGGTAGATATACATTTGGTAGGCTTGTAAGTTCTAGTGAAGATCATGGTAAGCAGTGTtctgaaaataatgaaattgatTCAGAAAATACCTGTATGCGTCCCACGTTTGATGATAATGCCATGGAAGAAGATTTCCCCGTGGAATCAGATGGTCCGCGTTTTTTGTCATTGCCTGATTGGCCACAAATAGCCTATGATGTTAGTTCACAAGATATATCTGTACACATTCCATTACATAGATTGCTTTCCATGCTGTTACAGAAGGCAatgaaaagatatttttgtgaaTCTGAAGGGTCAGATGTGACTCATGTTTCTTCAGCTAATTCATTGCCGACTAGCTACAATGACTTCTTTGAACAAGCTTTACGAGGAAGTCATCCATATGGTTTCTCTGCCTATATAATGGAGCACCCATTGAGGATTAGGGTCTTTTGTGCCGAAGTCCATGCTGGAATGTGGCGTAAAAATGGAGATGCTGCTTTATTATCTTGTGAATTGTATAGATCAGTACGCTG GTCTGAACAAGGTCTGGAGCTTGATCTATTTCTTCTTCAGTGTTGTGCTGCACTAGCTCCAGAGGATCTATTTGTCAGTAGAATTCTGGAGCGCTTCGGGCTGTCAAACTACTTATGTCTAAATGTTGAACGGTCTAGCGA ATATGAACCTGTTTTAGTCCAGGAAATGCTTACTCTTATTATTCAGATAGTAAAAGAACGACGCTTTAGTGGGCTAACTACTGCTGAATGTTTGAAAAGAGAACTAATTTATAAGTTATCCATTGGTGATGCCACTCATAGTCAATTGGTTAAGTCTCTTCCTCGTGATCTCTCCAAGTTTGAACAACTTCAAGACATCTTGAATACAGTTGCTGTTTATTCTAATCCATCTGGATTTAATCAG GGTATGTATTCTCTGCGATGGCCATTTTGGAAAGAATTGGATTTGTATCATCCACGTTGGAATTCAAAGGATTTACAAGTTGCTGAAGAAAGATACATGCACTTCTGCAGTGTCTCTGCACTAACCACCCAATTGCCCCAGTGGACCAAAATTCATCCTCCTTTAAGGGGGATAGCCAGAGTAGCCACTTGCAAAGTTGTTCTACATATTATCCGTGCTGTGCTATTTTATGCTGCTTTCACTTTTAAATCATCTGAATCTTGTGCTCCTGATAGCGTTCTTCTACCTGCTCTACATTTACTGTCATTATCATTAGATATCTGTTTTCAGCAGAAAGAATCTAGGGAGAATACATGCCACGATGTGTCTCATCTTCCAATAATAGCCTTCTCTGGAGAAATAATTGAGAGTTCTTTCGGTGAACAAAGCTTGTTGTCACTTCTTGTTTTACTGATGGAAATGCACAGGAAGGAAAATGTCGACAACTTTGTGGAAGCAGGTGGTTGTAGTCTATATACTCTGATTGAAAGCTTACTGAAGAAATTTGCTGAGATTGACAACAGATGCATGACTATGTTGCAAAAACTTGCCCCTGAAGTGGTCAGTTATATTTCTGAATATGTTCCGACTAGAGACTCAAGTGTCTCATCGTCGGCTTCTGATAGTGAGAAACGCAAAGCAAAAGCTCGAGAGAGGCAGGCTGCAATAATG GAAAAAATGAGAACCCAGCAGTCTAAATTCTTGGCCAGCATTGATTCCACTGTTGATGATAGTTCACAACTTGGTCATGAAGGTGACTTAGACACTGAGCAAGATGCAGAAGAATTCGATTCTAAACAAGTTGTTTGCTCCCTTTGTCATGACCATAATTCAAAACATCCTATCTCTTTTTTGATTCTTCTTCAG AAATCTAGGCTTGTGAGTTCCGTTCACCGGGGTCCTCCATCGTGGGCCCAACTTTGTCGATCAGATAAAGATCACACACCTATCATTAACACCAAGGAGACGGATACATTGCCTATGAACTGTAATTCAGTTAGTTCAGGATCAACTTCATCTTCCCACTTAAGTCAATTTGTTCAGAATGCTGCGAAAGAATTAGCTTCTTGTGGGAAACCTGGGGAAGCTCTTACTTTTCTGCAATATGTCAAGAATAAGTTCCCAGCTTTGTCAAATTTTCAGCTCCCAGACACATATtatgatgaaaaagaaaatacaccATATACTTTTGAGACTTTAGAACAGGGTATGTACTTCTCCATTTGTGCTGAAATGCATGATCTTCTGTTATCTTCGAATTTGATGAATGAGGATGAGAAAGTTTCAATTGCTGGAGGGAGTTCAAATCTTATAATAGACACTGGATCTGTATTGCTTGGGAAATATACCGCCGATCTTCTGCAAGAGATGTCAGAAATTTCTTCTGTGTCTGAAAGTGCTTCTAATGAGACTGCTTCTGTAGAATCAACATCACAGCATCCAGCATATGATGGATTTGGCCCTACAGATTGCGATGGAGTTCATCTTTCTTCCTGTGGGCATGCAGTACATCAAGCGTGTCTTGATAGATATTTATCTTCATTAAAGGAAAG ATCTGTCAGAAGAATTGTTTTTGAAGGAGGACATATTGTTGACCCAGATCAG GGAGAGTTTCTCTGCCCAGTGTGCCGCAGACTTGCAAATTGTGTCTTGCCAACTTTACCTGGAGAATTACAGAAGCCTTTTAAGCAGTCTACCATCTTGAGTACTGATTCAATAAATACTGCACCCCCCTTAGCTGAATTGAGTGAATTGACTTATTCACTTCGCCTCCACCTAGGCTTAAAGCTTCTGCAATCTGCTGCCAATGCAGTTGGGAAGGATAAATTTCTAAATGCTATTCCTTTGCATCACATTGATAGAACTAGAACAAATCTTGAAAACTTCATACGGTGGCTTTCTAAAATGTATTCCCCTTGCAAAGAAGAGAAGCTATCAAGATTTTCCAGACTAAACCACTCAATGCTAATGTGGGACACTCTCAAGTACTCTTTGACATCAATGGAGATTGCTGCCCGGTGTGGAAAGACTTCTTTAACTCCAAACTTTGCTCTTAGTGCATTGTATGAAGAACTCAAATCTTCAAGTGGCTTTATCTTATCCCTGATGCTGAAACTTGTTCAAAAGACACGAAGTAATAATTCTCTTCATGTGCTACAAAGATTTAGAGGTGTTCAACTCTTTGCAGAATCAATTTGTTCTGATGTTTCCCTGAATTACACAAATAATGAGTCTGGGACAG GTGATATGTTAAGTATCTTAAAGCATATTGATATGGACCTGTCAAACACCTACATTAGCTTTTGGAGTCAGGCTTCAGATCCTGTACTTTTCCATGACCCTTTCTCAACATTGATGTGGGTTCTCTTTTGTCTACCACACCCGTTTTTGTCATGTGAAGAATCCTTGTTATCCCTAGTGCATGTTTTCTATATAGTAGCTGTAACCCAG GctataattttgtattatgaGAAATCTAAGGATAAACCATCAAGGGAATCAGCTCTTTCAGATTGTCTGATTACCGACATATATAACGTGATGGATGAGTCTGGATATACCCAGCAGTACTTTGTGTCAAATTATTTTGACCCTAATGGTGATATTAAAAATGCTATTCGGAGGTTTACTTTTCCTTATTTGAGAAGATGTGCATTGTTGTGGAAGATACTCTATTCTTCTATCCCTGCACCATTCTGTGATGAGGAAAATATATTGGATAGATCATGGATTGCCCCAAAGGACACAATGGACAGGGCCAATATTGAGATATTTGAGGTCACTAAAATTCAAGAGCTCgagaaaatgtttaaaattccCTCTCTTGATGTGGTTCTCAAGGATGAACTTTCAAGATCTACAGTCTCTATTTGGTGTCATCATTTTTGCAAGGAATTTGACTTGCGCAGAATTCAGCAAAATATGCATGTAACACCTGCTGTTCCATTTGAGTTAATGAGATTGCCCAATGTTTATCAGGATCTTTTGCAGag ATGTATCAAACAGCGCTGCCCTGATTGCAAATCAGTTCTTGATGAACCAGCTTTGTGCCTACTGTGTGGTAGATTGTGCTGTCCTATTTGGAAATCATGCTGCAG GGAAAATGGATGCCAAACTCATGCCGTAGGCTGTGGAGCTGGTACTGGAGTGTTTCTGTTGATTAGG AGAACAACAATCCTACTACTGAGATCTGCACGTCAGGCCCCCTGGCCCTCTCCTTACTTAGATGATTTTGGCGAGGAG GATTTTGAAATGAATCGAGGCAAGCCACTTTACCTGAATGAGGAACGCTATGCTGCTTTGACTTATATG GTCGCTTCTCATGGTCTGGACCGTAGTTCCAGGGTTCTTGGTCGGACCACTATTGGTTCCTTCTTCCTGGTTTAG